Proteins found in one Aspergillus chevalieri M1 DNA, chromosome 2, nearly complete sequence genomic segment:
- a CDS encoding uncharacterized protein (COG:K;~EggNog:ENOG410PS1G;~InterPro:IPR000679,IPR013088,IPR013860,IPR011420, IPR039355;~PFAM:PF07573,PF00320,PF08550;~go_component: GO:0005634 - nucleus [Evidence IEA];~go_function: GO:0003677 - DNA binding [Evidence IEA];~go_function: GO:0003700 - DNA-binding transcription factor activity [Evidence IEA];~go_function: GO:0008270 - zinc ion binding [Evidence IEA];~go_function: GO:0043565 - sequence-specific DNA binding [Evidence IEA];~go_process: GO:0006355 - regulation of transcription, DNA-templated [Evidence IEA];~go_process: GO:0006357 - regulation of transcription by RNA polymerase II [Evidence IEA];~go_process: GO:0042128 - nitrate assimilation [Evidence IEA]), with product MSGMDHGGGHGELRPNQSAGLALGLDTSDADRFSTSSTNFHDDFPYGLPPFSPRDSSHHGDLLKDSLFPEWGRGTTRPEPECPDEMQKKDPLATQIWRLYSRTKAQLPNQERMENLTWRMMAMSLKRKERERLQSTGSGIAQLRHSNRTSTAPSTSATTTTTAPTEDTSDPMNIDDFIVPFESPAEPSLSPAGDKSSAIPIKHRSHPDPEEPVPASFPHPPQEQRRNNEFGYVQRRVRKTSIDDRQFLASFQVPTRKRPAESSPLVPPISNSMLAHDPDLSSGVPDYSLDASSSAFGLHHPNNGNRQNNNHSNHSNNHNPHTSLPFGLDTFGLDDPILNSAGPYQSHFTFSPNDSGNPFANLYAHTPMASSLNSTELFSPPPSGYQSTVSTPQALYENEQSMYFDLPTADSRTQRRVPNYLAQRSSNLSASLHPRYMYNNGNRDSRQQQQHSMGQVGGLSSGLRAQQHINPSHVLGTTDYPSNTNNAHSGMFSFGGESDNEDDAHTFSEHGGLAMPADSMDEQDEDDDGDSAMNWEAQIPDSFHSLPGFGQHRRHVTIGSPDMMDSNDWNNHAGSLNRTHGSAASVSEVRNREQDPRRQKIARTASTPNATQLLRQTMQNNNTQQPSPNTPPESGLNSAAPSRPASPKNGEQGSTGPTTCTNCFTQTTPLWRRNPEGQPLCNACGLFLKLHGVVRPLSLKTDVIKKRNRSSANTLAVGASRSKKSSRKNSVQQVSMAAAAAAATASRPQTATTTSESPPAIQGSSNNAAAPSRSANTMTKSGVVPIAAAPPKAASASTSTSGSGIGQARGTVQVAPKRQRRLEKATDAEATEDSNKSAAANRSKVVPLAPAMPPAAANPANHSIAGGQGASQEWEWLTMSL from the exons ATGTCTGGCATGGACCATGGCGGAGGACATGGGGAGTTGCGACCGAATCAATCCGCCGGCTTGGCCTTGGGGCTAGATACCTCCGACGCTGACCGTTTCTCGACTTCCTCCACCAACTTCCACGATGATTTCCCTTATGGCCTTCCTCCCTTCAGTCCCCGAGACTCTTCCCACCATGGCGATTTACTCAAAGACTCCCTCTTTCCCGAATGGGGGCGTGGCACCACTCGCCCTGAACCGGAGTGCCCCGACGAGATGCAGAAGAAGGACCCACTAGCCACTCAGATTTGGAGGTTGTATTCGAGAACAAAAGCccaactgcccaaccaagagcGCATGGAGAATTTGACCTGGCGGATGATGGCCATGAGTCTCAAACGCAAGGAGCGGGAACGCCTCCAATC TACTGGCAGTGGCATCGCCCAACTGCGCCATTCCAACCGAACCTCCACCGCTCCTAGCACATCAGCCACGACTACCACCACCGCTCCTACCGAGGACACGTCCGATCCCATGAATATCGATGACTTCATTGTTCCCTTCGAGTCCCCTGCCGAACCCTCGTTATCACCTGCCGGTGACAAATCTAGTGCCATCCCTATCAAGCACCGCAGCCATCCTGACCCCGAGGAGCCCGTCCCCGCCTCGTTTCCCCACCCGCCCCAGGAGCAGCGCAGGAACAATGAGTTTGGCTACGTCCAGCGTCGGGTGCGGAAAACCAGCATCGATGACCGTCAATTCTTGGCCAGTTTCCAGGTTCCCACTCGCAAGCGACCGGCCGAGTCCTCTCCATTGGTGCCGCCCATTTCGAATAGCATGCTGGCCCACGATCCCGATCTCTCGTCCGGCGTCCCCGATTATTCCTTGGATGCGTCGTCGTCGGCATTTGGCCTTCACCACCCCAACAATGGTAACCGtcagaacaacaaccacagcaACCACAGCAACAATCACAACCCCCATACGTCTCTTCCATTTGGTCTGGATACTTTTGGCTTGGACGATCCGATCTTGAACTCTGCCGGTCCATATCAGTCTCATTTCACCTTCTCTCCCAACGACTCGGGTAACCCCTTTGCCAACCTCTACGCTCACACCCCCATGGCCTCCTCGCTCAACTCGACCGAACTCTTCTCTCCACCCCCGTCCGGGTATCAGTCGACCGTGTCCACTCCGCAGGCCTTGTATGAAAACGAGCAGTCGATGTATTTCGACTTGCCCACCGCCGATTCCCGCACGCAGCGTCGTGTCCCCAACTACCTCGCCCAACGATCGTCGAACCTGTCCGCCTCGCTGCATCCCCGGTACATGTATAACAATGGGAACCGCGATTcccggcagcagcagcagcatagCATGGGTCAGGTTGGTGGATTGTCTTCAGGGCTCCGGGCCCAGCAACATATCAACCCTTCGCACGTGCTGGGGACAACGGACTATCCttccaacaccaacaacgcCCATTCAGGGATGTTCTCCTTTGGCGGGGAATCGGACAATGAGGACGATGCACACACTTTCTCCGAGCACGGCGGGTTGGCCATGCCGGCTGACTCGATGGACGAGcaggatgaagatgacgacGGCGACTCGGCTATGAACTGGGAGGCACAGATCCCAGACTCCTTCCACTCGCTGCCCGGGTTTGGTCAGCACCGCAGGCATGTCACGATTGGATCGCCCGACATGATGGACTCGAACGACTGGAACAACCACGCCGGCAGTCTGAACCGCACACATGGATCTGCGGCGTCGGTCAGTGAGGTGCGGAACCGTGAGCAGGATCCCCGACGTCAGAAGATTGCCCGTACGGCATCGACCCCCAACGCGACTCAGCTGTTGCGCCAGACTATGCAGAACAACAACACGCAGCAGCCCTCTCCCAACACGCCGCCCGAGTCGGGTCTCAACAGCGCTGCCCCATCGCGACCGGCAAGCCCGAAGAATGGCGAGCAGGGCAGCACTGGCCCTACGACGTGTACCAACTGCTTTACTCAGACGACTCCTTTGTGGCGGCGTAATCCAGAGGGCCAGCCTCTCTGCAATGCCTGTGGTTTGTTCCTGAAGCTGCACGGTGTGGTCCGACCCTTGTCTCtcaagacggatgttatcAAGAAGCGCAACCGCAGCAGCGCCAACACTCTGGCGGTGGGCGCCTCGCGCTCGAAGAAGTCTTCGCGCAAGAATTCGGTGCAGCAGGTGTCtatggcagcagcagcagccgccgCCACCGCGAGTCGTCCGCAGACAGCCACGACTACTTCGGAGTCTCCCCCggccatccagggcagcagcAATAACGCTGCAGCTCCAAGTCGGAGTGCCAACACGATGACCAAATCCGGCGTTGTGCCCATTGCGGCTGCACCACCAAAGGCAGCATCGGCCTCGACCTCGACCTCGGGATCAGGCATTGGACAAGCACGCGGCACCGTGCAAGTAGCACCGAAGCGTCAACGACGGCTGGAAAAGGCCACTGACGCGGAAGCCACGGAAGATAGCAACAAGTCCGCCGCCGCGAATCGGTCCAAGGTGGTGCCGTTGGCCCCTGCTATGCCACCGGCAGCAGCCAACCCGGCCAACCACAGCATTGCTGGTGGACAGGGCGCGAGTCAAGAATGGGAGTGGTTGACCATGAGTCTGTAA
- a CDS encoding uncharacterized protein (SECRETED:SignalP(1-17)), translated as MKLTTFALTAFLGCAAALPQLGQPGNPGRGPPASSDLPTPVFSSGNPQRPTSVFDKRQLGHAGDVPGRGPPRPCEIPGRGPPSPGEVPGRGPPSDGEDDDACTPDSSATPSSSAASSSGFSSIPTVSVTPTPSSTPASSTPASSSTPVSSASLF; from the coding sequence ATGAAGCTCACTACCTTTGCTCTCACTGCTTTCCTGGGCTGCGCTGCTGCCCTCCCTCAGCTCGGCCAGCCCGGCAACCCTGGCAGAGGACCTCCTGCTTCCTCTGACCTGCCTACTCCCGTCTTCTCCTCGGGCAACCCTCAGCGTCCCACTAGCGTTTTCGACAAGCGCCAGCTTGGCCATGCCGGCGATGTCCCTGGACGCGGACCCCCACGTCCGTGCGAGATCCCCGGCCGCGGTCCCCCCTCTCCCGGTGAGGTTCCCGGCCGTGGACCTCCTTCTGATGGCGAGGATGACGACGCTTGCACTCCGGACTCGAGCGCCACCCCTTCATCTTCTGCTGCCAGCAGCTCTGGCTTTTCCAGCATCCCGACTGTGTCTGTTACCCCGACGCCTAGCTCGACCCCTGCCAGTTCCACTCCGGCTAGCTCGTCGACTCCGGTCAGCAGCGCTTCGCTTTTCTAA
- a CDS encoding putative C6 finger domain protein (COG:S;~EggNog:ENOG410PQE0;~InterPro:IPR036864,IPR001138;~PFAM:PF00172;~go_function: GO:0000981 - DNA-binding transcription factor activity, RNA polymerase II-specific [Evidence IEA];~go_function: GO:0008270 - zinc ion binding [Evidence IEA];~go_process: GO:0006355 - regulation of transcription, DNA-templated [Evidence IEA]), translating to MPAVVQTMPSHPGPMDSTIPASSTPTDKKRNKLGYHRTSVACVHCRRRKIRCLVAADDAQGRCENCIRLRKECQFYPVDQQPPVEKKTRPNSRLDSSASTDPSTASSSPPILSGPLDQQQQQQQQQQPPPPPPEAFFYQPMPLNATPNVHGIPPNAPFSGNMPQFAPGEFASAPLESPVPWDEFTTIPNDPQMLATLNAAKPQSTMIDLSPTSVWSGDMSSIPSNASLQATPTVPSQQPAQALDVANTPAQTITMPDGTVWQVPPQPARSMTFPDMAASYPPPPASTPNQYAPPMDPDAKHSASPAADPMQTMTMSMSYPGTQVPGAMGYPVWPDASGMAGMNVVSYPVFTPEAPQQGTPFGSPPPMAQGHPGHSPQG from the exons ATGCCCGCCGTGGTCCAAACCATGCCCTCTCATCCCGGCCCCATGGACTCGACCATACCCGCCTCTTCCACTCCTACCGACAAGAAGCGCAACAAGTTGGGCTATCATCGCACCTCTGTCGCATGCG TCCACTGTCGCCGTCGCAAGATCCGCTGTCTAGTCGCTGCCGATGATGCCCAAGGTCGCTGCGAAAATTGTATCCGTTTGCGCAAAGAGTGCCAGTTCTACCCTGTCGACCAGCAGCCACCGgtagaaaaaaaaactcGTCCGAATTCGCGACTCGACTCTTCTGCTTCCACCGATCCCTCtactgcttcttcttcgcctccgATCCTCAGCGGTCCCCTCGatcagcaacaacagcagcaacaacaacaacaaccaccaccaccaccaccagaagCATTCTTTTACCAGCCGATGCCGTTGAATGCCACTCCAAATGTCCATGGAATACCACCAAATGCGCCTTTTTCCGGGAACATGCCGCAGTTTGCGCCAG GCGAATTCGCATCCGCTCCTCTCGAATCACCCGTCCCCTGGGATGAATTCACCACGATCCCTAATGATCCCCAAATGCTAGCGACTCTCAATGCCGCAAAACCACAATCTACCATGATCGACCTCAGCCCCACCAGTGTCTGGAGCGGCGACATGAGCTCGATTCCCTCCAACGCTTCGTTACAAGCAACACCGACTGTCCCCTCGCAGCAACCCGCTCAAGCGCTTGATGTCGCAAACACCCCCGCTCAAACAATCACCATGCCAGACGGTACGGTCTGGCAAGTCCCTCCACAACCGGCACGGTCCATGACGTTCCCCGATATGGCTGCATCATATCCACCACCCCCGGCTTCAACGCCGAATCAGTATGCGCCACCGATGGACCCCGATGCAAAACACAGTGCCTCCCCCGCGGCAGATCCAATGCAGACCATGACCATGTCCATGTCATATCCCGGCACGCAGGTCCCCGGCGCCATGGGATACCCCGTATGGCCAGACGCGAGTGGAATGGCCGGGATGAACGTCGTATCCTACCCAGTATTCACCCCGGAGGCACCACAGCAGGGGACACCATTCGGGAGTCCGCCCCCAATGGCACAGGGTCATCCAGGACACTCGCCTCAGGGGTAA
- a CDS encoding uncharacterized protein (COG:K,L;~EggNog:ENOG410PH18) — MASPSHAKPQAGPEHRRKSSQNSSNTPQLSREDVHALFVGAPYFLLDEGSFGLWQPQVIFPWCDHDLLIQKFWDRRPLSHSSFSLSTLHAHLPVPDGYVVKGDTPAPLQGLQHAGGPKRPTFDISVYEVPNMLCSTAKEPGSLGFRHFLELPVADQVRYTGPEIPRPRPGLRRPSMMTSTIEAFDSIEHHANDPYAQCLDGTVQDRKAMLLDGPSAWKRIGVRDPSMENLIERLETVRAIRHDMLHAEVDKTILDMEPIEILHRDLYSKFLLPPPRSMIEEEDPHSLKSQIRMLTTALAAPGAWINFSLEEWRLHAGQILWEMPPHRDGDFLDPEECEDAQKQPWVNPGLERKWLLMQMLLASELLIRLDAVSRAGVLRDPDENITAIDIHEFDELRDGKVNWDLIVARRFLDSFGISRCDNQTSMHSEEGLHGRRRSLRDAFTIHRRSSIKSASEAESAWECKLTPYHIEQQLHGLFVFAENIGWPGVDALKDLFSKINQDVYSRPVCSSATSILGKDEMYSRNPSRRQILLHNIASQDSNDPKDNIGWITRSWLSGFVPPGESIRHLLLATVLENDPEALSTLGPVANLYGGFSYHGRSWWSKQCIVGRVLAGLPETKECMGWIRSDALPVDRSTSQPLDGRWFEARVKELPPTNKKPRIQQGNKISHFSTPLGDGDVSREAFSLPVDRPRQESVSIDLNMLSFVSESDSESESSAVVGVPTISFHVQSNSHDCQWTKESISLRHNIHFVTSYNCRPPAGKASISDGEDHHEPSHLPGHPLHASYEYVVLPVSDLIGATSLHKVVPGGEILVIDARGSARQETFARAWCAAAGSNAVIGRVGRTCLACCIREARAVDVSVVIRVSDGEWNRAGKLYAVDNFRN, encoded by the coding sequence ATGGCCTCGCCATCCCATGCAAAGCCCCAGGCAGGCCCCGAACATCGCCGGAAATCCAGCcagaacagcagcaacacaCCACAACTCTCAAGAGAGGACGTCCACGCACTGTTCGTCGGAGCGCCGTATTTCCTCCTCGACGAAGGCTCGTTCGGTCTGTGGCAGCCGCAGGTTATCTTTCCCTGGTGCGATCACGATCTATTGATCCAGAAATTCTGGGACAGACGGCCGCTCTCGCATTCCTCCTTCAGTCTATCTACGCTTCATGCCCACCTGCCGGTTCCCGATGGTTATGTAGTCAAAGGCGACACCCCGGCTCCTTTACAAGGGTTACAACACGCGGGCGGGCCCAAACGGCCGACTTTCGACATAAGCGTATACGAGGTCCCAAATATGCTGTGCTCAACCGCAAAGGAGCCCGGCTCGCTTGGATTCCGCCATTTCCTCGAGCTCCCCGTCGCAGACCAGGTTCGGTATACGGGGCCCGAGATCCCGCGACCACGACCTGGACTGCGGAGACCCTCGATGATGACCTCGACCATCGAGGCCTTCGACTCTATCGAGCATCATGCCAACGATCCGTATGCGCAGTGTCTGGATGGAACGGTACAGGACCGCAAAGCGATGCTGCTCGACGGGCCGTCGGCGTGGAAGCGCATCGGCGTGCGAGACCCGAGTATGGAGAACCTGATCGAGCGTCTCGAGACGGTTCGGGCAATTCGTCATGATATGTTACATGCGGAGGTGGATAAGACGATCTTGGACATGGAGCCGATAGAGATATTGCATCGCGACTTGTATTCCAAGTTCCTGCTTCCCCCGCCGCGGTCGATGATAGAGGAGGAGGATCCGCATAGTCTCAAGTCGCAGATTCGAATGCTTACCACTGCTCTGGCGGCGCCGGGGGCGTGGATTAACTTTAGCTTGGAGGAGTGGCGTCTGCACGCTGGCCAGATACTGTGGGAGATGCCGCCCCATCGGGATGGAGATTTTCTGGATCCGGAGGAATGCGAGGACGCGCAGAAACAGCCATGGGTTAATCCCGGTCTCGAACGAAAGTGGTTGCTCATGCAGATGCTCCTGGCTAGCGAATTACTTATCCGACTGGATGCTGTTTCTCGCGCCGGGGTCTTGAGGGATCCTGACGAGAACATCACCGCAATTGACATACACGAGTTTGACGAGCTTCGCGATGGAAAGGTAAACTGGGACTTAATTGTTGCGCGGCGCTTTCTCGATAGTTTTGGGATAAGTCGTTGCGACAACCAGACCTCGATGCACAGCGAAGAAGGCCTGCATGGAAGACGTCGGTCTCTACGAGATGCTTTCACCATCCATCGTCGGTCATCGATTAAGAGTGCCTCAGAAGCCGAGTCGGCCTGGGAATGCAAATTGACGCCGTATCACATCGAGCAGCAACTACACGGGCTATTCGTGTTTGCAGAGAATATCGGCTGGCCTGGAGTAGATGCCTTGAAGGACCTCTTCTCTAAAATCAACCAAGACGTATACAGCCGCCCAGTATGCAGCTCCGCGACATCCATACTGGGCAAGGACGAGATGTACAGCCGAAATCCATCCCGTCGCCAGATCCTCCTCCATAACATCGCCAGCCAAGACAGCAACGACCCGAAAGACAACATCGGCTGGATAACCCGCAGCTGGCTTTCAGGCTTCGTGCCGCCCGGAGAAAGCATCAGACACCTTCTTCTCGCGACAGTCCTGGAAAACGACCCAGAGGCATTATCCACGCTAGGTCCCGTGGCCAATCTATACGGCGGATTCTCGTATCACGGACGCAGCTGGTGGAGCAAGCAGTGTATCGTCGGGCGCGTGCTGGCCGGTCTACCAGAGACCAAGGAATGCATGGGGTGGATCAGAAGCGATGCCCTGCCTGTTGACCGGTCGACGTCGCAGCCGTTGGACGGAAGATGGTTCGAGGCGAGAGTCAAGGAACTACCACCGACAAACAAGAAACCGCGCATCCAGCAGGGGAATAAGATATCGCATTTCTCGACGCCGCTTGGCGATGGGGATGTTTCGCGCGAGGCGTTCTCGTTGCCAGTTGACCGTCCACGGCAAGAGTCGGTGTCTATTGACCTGAACATGTTGTCGTTCGTTAGCGAATCCGACTCTGAATCTGAATCCAGCGCTGTCGTAGGCGTACCCACCATCTCGTTCCACGTGCAGTCCAACTCACATGACTGTCAATGGACCAAAGAATCAATCTCCTTAAGACACAACATTCACTTCGTCACCTCGTACAACTGCCGGCCCCCAGCCGGCAAAGCCTCCATTAGCGACGGTGAAGACCACCACGAACCGTCTCATCTCCCCGGGCATCCCCTCCACGCGTCCTACGAATACGTTGTGCTCCCCGTCAGCGACCTCATCGGCGCGACGTCGCTGCACAAAGTGGTGCCCGGCGGCGAGATCCTCGTGATAGACGCCCGGGGAAGCGCGAGGCAGGAAACATTCGCACGCGCGTGGTGCGCAGCGGCGGGGAGCAATGCGGTAATAGGTCGCGTGGGGAGGACGTGTCTGGCTTGTTGTATTCGGGAGGCTCGGGCGGTGGATGTGAGTGTTGTTATTCGGGTGAGTGATGGGGAATGGAATCGGGCCGGGAAGTTGTATGCAGTGGATAATTTCCGGAATTGA
- a CDS encoding dienelactone hydrolase family protein (COG:Q;~EggNog:ENOG410PKK4;~InterPro:IPR002925,IPR029058;~PFAM:PF01738;~go_function: GO:0016787 - hydrolase activity [Evidence IEA]), which yields MSGVSKACCQIPPIVAQGYQGKGEYKTINGLKTYVTGPESASKAILVIYDIFGFFPQTIQGADILANSNEQKYRVFMPDFFEGQPADITWFPSQTDDHKQKLGNFFQTKAAPPNTLSKIPNVVAEANKLSTSGSFDWSILGYCWGGKITALSSGQDNKLFKSAVQCHPAMVDPNDAKAVNIPMAVLASKDEVPKDIEAFKANLKTPNHVETFPTQIHGWMAARSNLEDAEVRKEYERGYKTVLDFFHKHA from the exons ATGTCCGGTGTTAGCAAGGCCTGCTGCCAGATCCCCCCTATCGTCGCCCAGGGCTACCAGGGCAAGGGTGAATACAAGACCATCAATGGCTTGAAGACGT ACGTTACTGGTCCTGAGTCCGCCTCCAAGGCTATCCTCGTCATCTATG ATATCTTCGGTTTCTTCCCCCAGACCATCCAAGGAGCCGACATCCTGGCCAACTCCAACGAGCAAAAGTACCGTGTCTTCATGCCCGACTTCTTCGAGGGCCAGCCCGCCGACATCACCTGGTTCCCCTCTCAAACCGACGACCACAAGCAGAAGCTCGGCAACTTCTTCCAGACCAAGGCCGCTCCCCCGAACACCCTCTCCAAGATCCCCAATGTCGTGGCCGAAGCCAACAAGCTCTCCACCAGCGGCAGCTTCGACTGGTCCATCCTGGGCTACTGCTGGGGTGGTAAGATTACTGCTTTGTCCTCCGGCCAGGACAACAAGCTCTTCAAGTCTGCTGTGCAGTGCCACCCCGCCATGGTTGACCCCAACGATGCCAAGGCCGTGAACATCCCCATGGCTGTCTTGGCCTCCAAGGATGAGGTTCCCAAGGACATCGAGGCGTTCAAGGCCAACCTCAAGACTCCGAACCACGTCGAGACCTTCCCCACCCAGATCCACGGCTGGATGGCTGCTCGTTCGAACTTGGAGGACGCCGAGGTGCGCAAGGAGTACGAGCGTGGCTACAAGACCGTGCTTGACTTCTTCCACAAACACGCTTAA
- a CDS encoding putative C2H2 finger domain protein (COG:K;~EggNog:ENOG410PP1I;~InterPro:IPR036236,IPR013087;~PFAM:PF00096,PF13894) codes for MTTLDALITQSLTSNAFSSYPSQTLAATSHPASQFVSPVSTSPNTTTASCWAGAPAQSPWPVNNDTHGYLQDAWNLYQAPNTNPIPDANVNSNLAVSQPYEIPSLVPSFSAAQPQQPLSAENSLSSSSSSSSSFSSSMSSPASMNSLVYPRQPWPSYSLPAMNGPVRSNIHNPSGQMAIFGNTPSPAGILPFNSGHVARMYQGPPSSSPHHPVSGPGLGGPTQDRPFRCDQCSQSFNRNHDLKRHKRIHLSVKPFPCTHCDKSFSRKDALKRHLLVKGCGKDGPFVKREHE; via the exons ATGACCACTCTCGATGCCTTGATCACCCAGTCTCTCACTTCGAATGCTTTTTCATCTTATCCATCGCAGACTTTGGCCGCGACTTCGCATCCCGCCAGCCAATTCGTGTCTCCCGTATCGACATCCCCGAACACGACCACAGCATCGTGCTGGGCTGGAGCGCCGGCGCAATCCCCGTGGCCGGTCAACAATGATACCCATGGATATCTTCAAGATGCATGGAATCTATACCAAGCACCAAATACCAATCCGATCCCTGACGCGAACGTGAACTCCAACCTTGCCGTCTCGCAGCCGTACGAGATCCCGTCGCTCGTGCCGTCTTTCTCCGCCGCCCAACCGCAACAGCCACTCTCAGCTGAAAACTcattatcttcctcctcctcctcgtcttcctccttttcctcgtcCATGTCCTCGCCCGCCTCCATGAACTCCCTCGTCTACCCCCGACAACCATGGCCCTCCTATTCCCTCCCGGCCATGAACGGCCCCGTCCGGTCCAACATCCACAATCCAAGCGGCCAAATGGCCATTTTCGGCAACACCCCCTCACCCGCCGGTATTCTCCCGTTCAATAGCGGTCACGTCGCGAGAATGTACCAAGGGCCCCCGTCATCATCGCCACATCACCCAGTCTCGGGACCGGGCCTGGGCGGGCCGACCCAAGATCGACCGTTCAGGTGCGATCAGTGCTCGCAGAGCTTCAATCGAAACCACGATCTCAAGCGACATAAGCGGATTCATCTCTCTGTTAAGCCGTTTCCGTGTACGCACTGCGATAAGAGTTTTTCGCGCAAGGATGCATTAAAG CGCCACCTTCTGGTCAAAGGATGCGGTAAAGACGGTCCATTCGTCAAACGGGAACATGAATAA